A genomic segment from Polyangium mundeleinium encodes:
- a CDS encoding YtxH domain-containing protein, which yields MKNYGFLQRLSESFPYERKTTASWLVPASIGVGVGVALGVGIGLLYAPRTGEETRERLRQGADRVKDRARFAAGRVRGELESAANQIRERSFATSNEVGQSR from the coding sequence ATGAAGAACTACGGTTTCCTCCAGCGTTTGTCGGAGTCGTTCCCTTACGAGCGCAAGACCACGGCGAGCTGGCTTGTGCCAGCCTCGATCGGGGTCGGCGTCGGCGTGGCCCTCGGCGTGGGCATCGGCCTGCTCTACGCGCCGCGCACGGGCGAAGAGACCCGGGAGCGGCTCCGCCAGGGCGCCGATCGGGTCAAAGACCGCGCGCGCTTCGCCGCCGGGCGCGTCCGGGGCGAGCTCGAGTCAGCCGCGAACCAGATCCGCGAGCGCTCGTTCGCCACATCGAACGAGGTGGGCCAGAGCCGTTAG